In Chelonia mydas isolate rCheMyd1 chromosome 10, rCheMyd1.pri.v2, whole genome shotgun sequence, a single window of DNA contains:
- the PIGBOS1 gene encoding protein PIGBOS1 yields MYGKVPLPHIFLGALLGVAGGVYIYKPIFEQYHRKQNKLKETLQAPELEEKKE; encoded by the coding sequence ATGTATGGTAAAGTGCCATTACCTCATATCTTTCTGGGGGCTCTCCTTGGAGTTGCAGGAGGAGTCTACATCTATAAACCAATATTTGAACAATATCACAGAAAAcagaataaattaaaagaaacGCTGCAAGCACCAGAACTAGAAGAGAAGAAAGAATAG